One window of Mauremys mutica isolate MM-2020 ecotype Southern chromosome 20, ASM2049712v1, whole genome shotgun sequence genomic DNA carries:
- the LPAR2 gene encoding lysophosphatidic acid receptor 2 isoform X4: MMGNWWKIFKCSPWEEEWPWGSGMGVGRAGFFAGSVKPYLRGTVKMKHCYYNESVGFFYNNSRKELTSYWRTKDVLVVALGLTVSVIVLLTNLLVISAIIINRRFHYPIYYLLGNLAAADLFAGIAYMFLMFHTGPRTAGLSVRTWFIRQSLLDTSLTASVVNLLAIAVERHQTVFTMQLHSSMSNQRVVILIICIWVTALLLGLIPSYGWHCLCDLGNCSRMAPLYSRSYLTFWALSNLVIFLIMVVVYTHIFVYVKRKMTRMSKHTSFHPRYKETMINLIKTVIIILTSLTPG, encoded by the exons ATGATGGGAAACTGGTGGAAGATTTTCAAATGCAGCCCTTGGGAAGAAGAGTGGCCTTGGGGCTCAGGAATGGGAGTCGGGAGAGCTGGGTTCTTTGCTGGGTCTGTCAAACCTTACTTACGTGG GACTGTAAAGATGAAGCACTGCTACTACAACGAGAGTGTGGGGTTTTTCTACAACAACAGCCGGAAGGAGCTGACCTCCTACTGGAGAACCAAGGATGTCTTGGTCGTTGCCCTGGGCCTGACAGTCAGCGTCATCGTGCTCCTGACCAACCTGCTGGTCATCAGCGCCATCATTATCAACCGGCGCTTCCACTACCCCATCTACTACCTGCTGGGGAACCTGGCAGCAGCGGACCTCTTCGCGGGCATTGCCTACATGTTCCTCATGTTCCACACGGGGCCCAGGACAGCAGGGCTCTCCGTCAGGACCTGGTTCATCCGGCAGAGCCTCCTGGACACCAGCCTGACTGCCTCGGTGGTGAACCTGCTGGCCATCGCCGTGGAGAGGCACCAGACTGTCTTCACCATGCAGCTGCACAGCTCCATGTCCAACCAGCGGGTGGTGATCCTGATCATCTGCATTTGGGtcacagccctgctgctgggTCTCATCCCATCCTATGGCTGGCACTGCCTGTGCGACCTGGGCAACTGCTCCAGGATGGCGCCCCTCTACAGCAGGAGCTACTTGACCTTTTGGGCCCTCTCCAACCTGGTCATCTTCCTGATCATGGTGGTCGTCTACACTCACATCTTTGTCTATGTCAAGAGGAAGATGACGCGCATGTCCAAGCACACTAGCTTCCACCCCCGCTACAAGGAGACCATGATCAATCTCATCAAAACCGTCATCATCATTCTCA CCTCTTTGACTCCAGGGTAG